A single window of Anopheles moucheti chromosome 2, idAnoMoucSN_F20_07, whole genome shotgun sequence DNA harbors:
- the LOC128299532 gene encoding uncharacterized protein LOC128299532, with amino-acid sequence MSTKLANRLALKHDPISITLIGAGHSSTPVRKSVRAKISSRTSPYELNADFLIVDNLIGDLPAHDVRTDEWQIPPNFILADPQFNKSAPLDLILGARHYHEFFQSGAQYRISIHLPVLMESMFGWIVSGSASIPNINNDASYASSVVCMSTLDETLERFWKMEELHVRDGLSPEERYCENLYLDTTQRDDTGRYIVRLPKKSDFKEKLGLSKSSALRRFTMLERRLERDPRIKAAYHEFMREYLELGHMSLLRAPDDDESAYYLPHHPVFKASSSTTKTRVVFDGSAKTSSGYSLNDMLCVGPAVQDELLDIILRFRTYKVAVVGDIAKMYRQILLHPDDRNYVRICFRFTPHSPIQYYELNTVTYGLSPSSFLATRTLQQLADDEGTAHPVAADALKNNFYVDDFIGGADSIESARHLRLELSELLSKGGFELRKWTSNRLEVLTGLASDQIGTQSALQFMPDETIKALGISWEPEHDVLSFPSAIYTDTTCTTKRTILSSIARMFDPLGLVAPIVVRSKIMMQELWLQKAGWDDPVPDSICKKWKDIQHDWPLLSSFKIDRYALLPGSRLQLHTFCDASEAAYGACIYVRCEGAQGRVRITLLASKSRVAPLKRVTLPRLELCAAVLGAHLYDRVKKAMGLTAAESYFWSDSTVTLKWIGGSPNTWATFVANRVAEVQHYIHPRQWRHVPGSTNPADLVSRGMAAVDFLKSKLWSSGPEWLALSSSQWPDFCPEPDENANLEIRKVSAAFTNSVTNHPWFTMCSSYTRLLRIIALCIRFTRNVKEKARTQQTSLRITTPLSITPEDTEAAKTVLCRLAQQDEFTTELKQLTKGEAIAKQSPLRRLNPFLDEQGILRVGGRLKLSQLPYQSQHPIVLPKNHKFGELIAAYHHEKLMHGGGRLLLSQIRETYWPLDGRHLVKRIVRNCFRCIRQEPRLEEQQVGQLPPPRVTPSRPFSVTGVDYAGPFYLKPAHRRAAAAKSYLCVFVCFATKAVHLELVGDLTTAGFLAALRRFTSRRGLPAHIHSDNGKNFEGAAHELRELFHMFRDEQQQHIIANECANKGITWHFTPPKAPHFGGLWEAAVKTAKRHLYRHLGSTRLSYEGFSTILQQIEAAMNSRPLLPTSDDPNDLAALTPAHFLIGTSMHSVPTPDYTGLKMCTLDELQKWQLMFQRFWKHWTSEYLQELQKDNMRHHRTNDILPGRLVILMDESLPTTRWPLARIIDVHPGQDQLTRVVKLKTAKGILTRPITKICILPLAADPNTTC; translated from the coding sequence ATGAGCACCAAGCTTGCTAATAGGTTAGCTTTGAAGCACGATCCTATCAGCATCACTCTTATCGGTGCGGGTCATTCTTCCACCCCTGTGCGAAAATCGGTGCGTGCGAAGATATCTTCCCGAACGAGCCCGTATGAGCTGAATGCTGATTTTTTGATAGTTGACAATTTGATCGGGGATTTGCCAGCGCATGATGTGCGCACCGATGAATGGCAAATACCGCCGAATTTCATTCTTGCCGACCCCCAGTTCAATAAGTCGGCACCGCTCGATCTCATCCTCGGTGCCCGGCATTATCATGAATTCTTCCAAAGCGGGGCTCAATATCGAATTTCTATCCATCTTCCGGTCCTTATGGAGAGTATGTTCGGGTGGATCGTGAGCGGTTCAGCATCTATCCCGAATATTAATAATGATGCATCCTACGCCTCTTCCGTTGTTTGCATGAGCACGCTCGATGAAACCCTCGAGCGATTCTGGAAAATGGAAGAGCTACACGTTAGAGATGGCCTTTCACCTGAAGAACGGTATTGCGAAAATTTATACCTAGATACGACACAACGAGACGATACAGGTCGTTATATTGTTCGCTTACCAAAGAAGTCAGACTTTAAAGAAAAGCTCGGATTATCGAAATCATCGGCCCTACGACGCTTCACTATGCTCGAAAGACGATTAGAACGCGATCCTCGTATTAAGGCAGCATACCACGAATTCATGCGAGAGTATTTGGAGCTAGGACATATGTCACTACTGCGAGCTCCAGATGACGATGAATCAGCATACTATCTGCCGCACCATCCCGTTTTTAAGGCGTCGAGTtctacaacaaaaacaagagtGGTATTTGACGGCTCTGCAAAAACCTCTTCAGGATACTCCCTGAACGATATGTTATGTGTGGGTCCAGCAGTTCAGGATGAATTACTAGACATCATCCTTCGATTTCGCACATACAAAGTGGCTGTTGTTGGCGATATCGCTAAAATGTATCGCCAAATTCTGCTTCATCCCGATGACAGAAACTACGTCCGCATTTGCTTCCGATTTACTCCCCATTCACCGATCCAGTATTACGAGCTGAACACCGTAACGTATGGTTTATCCCCTTCATCCTTCTTGGCAACTCGAACATTGCAACAGCTTGCCGACGATGAGGGTACCGCGCATCCGGTTGCCGCAGACGCTCTGAAGAACAACTTTTACGTTGACGATTTCATCGGGGGTGCAGATTCCATTGAAAGTGCTCGTCATCTACGGTTAGAACTAAGTGAATTATTGTCGAAAGGTGGATTCGAATTAAGAAAGTGGACTTCCAACCGGTTAGAAGTACTTACCGGTCTAGCATCGGATCAGATCGGAACACAGTCAGCTTTACAATTCATGCCCGACGAAACGATTAAAGCTCTCGGCATTTCGTGGGAGCCTGAACACGACGTACTATCATTTCCGTCCGCGATTTACACCGACACAACATGTACTACTAAAAGAACGATTCTTTCTAGCATAGCCCGCATGTTCGATCCGCTTGGTCTAGTGGCTCCAATAGTTGTTCGCTCAAAAATAATGATGCAGGAGCTATGGTTACAGAAAGCTGGCTGGGACGATCCCGTTCCTGATTCTATCTGCAAGAAATGGAAAGATATTCAACATGATTGGCCACTTTTATCCAGTTTCAAAATAGATCGTTATGCTCTATTACCTGGTAGTCGATTGCAGCTACATACCTTTTGTGATGCATCTGAAGCAGCCTACGGAGCCTGCATCTATGTTCGTTGCGAAGGTGCGCAAGGACGGGTTCGCATCACTCTACTTGCATCCAAGTCACGAGTGGCACCGCTTAAGCGTGTCACGCTTCCACGGCTTGAACTGTGCGCTGCGGTATTAGGCGCTCATCTTTACGATCGAGTCAAGAAGGCGATGGGACTAACTGCAGCAGAATCATACTTTTGGTCCGATTCGACTGTCACCCTTAAGTGGATCGGTGGCTCACCTAACACTTGGGCGACGTTTGTAGCTAATCGAGTGGCCGAGGTGCAACACTACATACATCCACGACAGTGGAGGCATGTTCCCGGTTCAACAAATCCTGCAGATCTGGTATCACGCGGCATGGCAGCGGTGGATTTCCTGAAGAGCAAGCTATGGAGTTCCGGCCCTGAATGGTTGGCGTTATCTTCATCTCAATGGCCCGACTTCTGCCCTGAACCGGACGAGAACGCAAATCTCGAGATTCGTAAGGTGAGCGCTGCCTTTACTAACTCTGTCACTAATCATCCTTGGTTTACGATGTGTTCCAGCTACACGCGATTGTTGCGTATTATTGCACTCTGCATTCGCTTCACACGTAACGTCAAGGAGAAAGCACGAACTCAGCAAACATCGCTACGCATCACTACACCATTGAGCATCACTCCCGAGGATACCGAAGCTGCTAAAACTGTGCTATGTCGCTTAGCACAGCAAGACGAATTTACAACCGAGCTAAAGCAATTGACTAAGGGTGAAGCAATCGCAAAGCAATCACCGTTACGAAGACTAAACCCATTCCTCGATGAACAAGGAATATTGCGTGTGGGAGGACGATTGAAGCTATCGCAACTTCCATACCAATCGCAACACCCCATTGTGCTTCCCAAGAATCACAAATTTGGCGAGCTCATCGCGGCCTACCATCATGAGAAGCTCATGCATGGCGGCGGACGACTGCTACTCTCCCAAATACGTGAAACGTATTGGCCACTAGATGGAAGACACCTAGTGAAGAGAATCGTAAGGAACTGCTTCCGTTGCATACGCCAAGAACCCCGCCTGGAGGAACAACAAGTCGGCCAACTCCCACCACCGCGCGTCACTCCCAGCCGGCCTTTTTCTGTTACCGGAGTAGATTACGCTGGCCCTTTCTACTTGAAGCCTGCGCACCGGCGTGCAGCGGCGGCGAAGAGCTACTTGTGCGTCTTCGTGTGCTTCGCAACGAAGGCAGTCCACTTAGAACTGGTTGGGGACCTCACTACCGCGGGATTCTTAGCGGCCTTACGTCGCTTCACATCCAGGCGCGGATTAcctgcacacatacactcggACAACGGAAAAAACTTTGAAGGAGCCGCGCACGAGCTCCGTGAACTTTTCCACATGTTCCGCGatgaacagcagcaacacatcaTCGCCAATGAATGTGCCAACAAGGGAATCACTTGGCATTTTACCCCTCCCAAGGCTCCCCACTTCGGCGGATTGTGGGAAGCAGCGGTAAAAACGGCCAAGCGACATCTTTACCGACATCTAGGCAGCACTAGACTGTCCTACGAGGGATTCAGCACCATCCTTCAGCAGATAGAGGCCGCAATGAATTCACGACCTTTATTGCCCACCTCAGACGACCCGAACGATTTGGCAGCACTTACCCCAGCGCATTTCCTCATCGGCACATCCATGCATTCGGTTCCTACTCCAGATTACACTGGATTGAAGATGTGTACACTTGATGAACTCCAAAAGTGGCAACTGATGTTCCAACGTTTCTGGAAACATTGGACATCGGAGTATCTACAAGAATTGCAAAAGGACAACATGAGGCATCACCGAACCAATGATATACTACCTGGACGATTAGTCATCCTGATGGATGAATCCCTACCAACAACCCGATGGCCCCTCGCACGCATCATCGACGTTCATCCGGGCCAGGACCAACTCACACGAGTGGTTAAACTAAAAACCGCTAAGGGGATCCTCACACGTCCGATCACAAAGATTTGTATTTTACCACTCGCCGCTGACCCGAACACCACGTGCTAA